A part of Onthophagus taurus isolate NC chromosome 7, IU_Otau_3.0, whole genome shotgun sequence genomic DNA contains:
- the LOC139430890 gene encoding piggyBac transposable element-derived protein 3-like: MHYSWIKEDLKLPPTDFDSPTNSAITENPLELFSNFVDEEVIELILNQSNKYAQQKNRKAKKEKQEVNAFIGVLILRGYMQVPRRRMFWEREKDCHNVMITEAITRDRFEYLFSNLHVCDNQQLDKFAKLRPLFTLLNKKFMENSSLEEMHSVDEGMVPYYARHSCKQYIRGKPMRYGYKLWAGSTRLGYLN; the protein is encoded by the coding sequence ATGCACTACAGTTGGATAAAAGAAGATTTGAAATTACCGCCCACCGACTTTGATAGTCCTACGAATTCGGCGATCACAGAAAACCCCTTAGAGCTTTTCTCAAATTTTGTTGACGAAGAAGTAATAGAATTGATTTTGAATCAGAGTAATAAGTAcgcacaacaaaaaaatagaaaagcgAAAAAAGAAAAGCAGGAAGTAAACGCTTTTATAGGCGTTTTGATACTTAGGGGATATATGCAAGTACCGAGACGAAGGATGTTCTGGGAACGTGAAAAAGATTGCCATAACGTCATGATTACAGAAGCAATTACAAGGGACCGATTTGAGTATTTGTTTTCTAATCTTCACGTCTGTGACAATCAGCAGTTGGACAAATTCGCTAAACTAAGGCCGCTTTTCAcattgttgaataaaaaattcatggAGAATTCCTCGCTTGAAGAAATGCACTCAGTTGATGAAGGTATGGTTCCGTATTATGCACGTCATAGTTGTAAGCAGTATATTCGAGGAAAACCCATGCGCTATGGATATAAGTTATGGGCAGGAAGTACCAGGTTAGGTTACTTGAATTAG